From Rhodococcus sp. B7740:
TCTTGTCCGGTGCCGAACTCACGTGGTGCTCCTGTCGGTCCCGCGGGATTCGTTCAGCTCCGCGAGGTAGCTGTTGTATTCGAGCAGTTGCCTGGCTTCGGGATCGTCGAGGTCCCTGGCGTCGGCCGCCGGGGCCTGCCGCTGGGGGAGCAGGTCGAGGGGCACCTCGGTGGGTCCGTCGGGCCGCACTGCAGCCGCCTCGTCGGAGTCCTCGTCCTCGAGGCGGACGAACTTGCGGTAGGCGTAGACCACGAACACTGCGAACAGGGGCCATTGGAACGCGTATCCGAGGTTCTGACCGTTGCCGCCTACTGCCTCGAAGCGTTCCCACTGCCACCAGCCGAGTCCCAGGCACACCGCCGCGGACACGATGACCAGCGCAATCAGTGCTGGCCGACGGTTCGGGCGGGAGGAAGTCACCCTTCGACGGTACCGGAGGTACTACTACTGGAGGTAGTCGCGTGCTGCGGCCCGGCGGTGATTCTCACCATGGACGGCTCGGATGCGACTCATGCCCGACGACGGTTGGCCCGTGCCTGGGCGAGTTGCTCGGCCCCTGGCCCGGCCACGTCGGCGAGAGCGCTGCTGCGTCCGGTCAGAACCAGTGCCAGGGTGCCGGCCGTTCCTTCGATGACCGGGCCCTCGCCACGGCTCCAGTCGAGATCGGTCGCGCGCCATTGCAGCCGAAGTTCGGGGCCTTTGAACGGTGCCGCGCCGGTTGCGGGTACCAGGGAGTCGAGCATGGTGATCATGCGTCGCTCGGGGACGTGGTGTTCGATGCCCAGCGGCCTGCACACGTCGAGTCCGTGCACGATGACGTCGGACAAGGGGGCGAGCGGACCGTGGCCGGGCGGGGTGAATTTCTTGTCTGCGTGAGCGGTGAGCAAGGCGGGCAAGTCGTCCTCGTGCTCGCGACGAACGCGCGTGGTCATCAGTTGATTGGCGCGGTCGAAGTTGCCGCGCGTACGCATCATGACCAGTCCGAACTGCCAGAGCGGGACGATCAGCGGCACCACCAGATGGGCGGCGACGTCGCGGACCGTCCAGGCCTCGCACAGCGAGGGTGTGTCCCATTGTTCGGGAGTGAGCGTCTCGAGAGTCGTTGCGAGAGAACGTCGTTCATCGGAAATCTCGGCGAAGATCGCGTCGTCGTCGGGGTTGCTGGACATTCGAGCCGCCTTCACACGTCGGAACCTGCAGAAGTCTCGAGAAAATCCGGGTCGAACGACCGTCGTGCGCGAGGGGGGACTTGAACCCCCACGTCCGAAGACACTGGAACCTAAATCCAGCGCGTCTGCCAATTCCGCCACTCGCGCGTGCCGATGAAGTCTACAACCTGGGCGGTCACCGTCGCCGGTGCGGGCGAACGTTGCAGGTGTACACCGTACGGCGCCCGCTACACTCGGCGAGTGGCATCGAAAAAGGACGTCCCCTTCGACCCGGCCCGGACCCTCGGGCTGCTGTGGCGAGTCGACGCCAAGCCGAGTCGCACCGGACTGAGCGTGGATGCGATCGTCGACGCCGCCATCGAACTGGCCGATGCGAACGGCCTCGAGTCGGTATCGATGCGGAACGTGGCCGAGCATCTCGGGGTCGGCGCGATGTCGCTCTACACGCATGTGCCGGGTCGGGAGGACCTGGCCGACCTGATGATCGATCGAGCGCTTGCAGGTCTCTACTCTCGCGTCGACGAGCCGTCCTCCGTAGCCGGCGGATGGCGTCCCGCGATGCACTTCGTCGCCGAGCGCAATTGGACTCTGTACCAACGGCATTCGTGGCTCCTCGAAGCGGAGGGTGCACGCCCCGTGCTCGGTCCGCACACCAACGACAAATACGAGGCCGAGTTGCGTCCCCTGGTCGGCATCGGCCTGAGCGACGTCGAGATCGACTCCGTTCTCACGCTGGTACTCACTCACGTCTCCGGAACCGCGCGAGCCCTCGCCGGCGTGGCGCGTGTCAAGGAACAGTCGGGCATGTCCGACGCCCAGTGGTGGGCGGCTACCGCGCCGATCCTCGAACGGGTCATGGAGCGCGAACGATTTCCGGTGTCGTCTCGGGTCGGGACGGCCGCGGCGACGTCGTACGACGCCGCCAGCGACCCCGTGCACGCCTACCGGTTCGGGTTGGAGTGCATTCTCGACGGCGTGGAGGCACTGGTGTCTCGCAGTCAGGCTGCCGATCGCAGTTCCGCTTCGGAGTGACGCTGCTTCGGCTTGCGTGATTTGTGCTGGTATCGCCAGACGGCATGCTCGAGCGAGGCGAGATCGGTGCCGAGTGCGTTCGCTGCCGCTGTAAGGATCACGGGGGAGCGGTCCTCGGCGATTCCGGCGGCGAGGTTCCGGTGGAGGGGTTCGAGAGCGTCGGCGACGAACGAGTTCGAATGGGCGGTCGCCTTGTCGGTACGCACGCCGAGATTGACGAGCATGCACTCCCAGGTGGTCTCGCCGAGACCGGGGATCGCGCGGAACGCCTCGAATTGTTCTTTCGTGTGCTGCTCGAAGTCGGTCGAACAGCTCAACCCCACCGAGATCAACGTCTGTGCCGCCACGGCTGCAGCAGCTGCCTTGGTTCGACTGTTTCCCGGAACCAGTTGACGGTTGGACAGAATCTCCACGGGTAGATCCGGAGTAGTGGTCAGTTCGGCGAGGGTTGTCAAGTCGTCGAGTCGGTTATCGCCGCGATGCGATCTCCATCGTTGGACCACCGCGCGGACCCCGCTGGTCGGGCCCCCGTACGCAGCCCGTGCGGAGAAGATCGCATCCAGCAACGCAGCCTCGCTCTCGCCGCGCCATCCCGGTGTCCAGTGCGGCGAAAGCGATTGCGGCACATATGATTCGATGTGCAGAATCATCGCATCGAGTTCGTCCTCGGTGCAGATGTCCGTTACCGATGAATACATGAATTCCCCCCGGAGTTCGTCGACCGCTCTCGGCGATGAGCGGCTCGTTCGCACAAGGTAGAGGACCGCACCGACAAAGTCGCGTGGCGCTCGTCTGTGCTCGAGATCACATCACGAAAAGATAACGAAAAATCCGAGGCTTTCCTCATGTTCTGACGTCGCGCCCGATGCTCTCGCCAGCGTGGATGTGGGTTACCGACGAGTCGGGTAAACAAAAAGTAAAGCCGGTTCGAGCGACGTACTCGCTGGTAGCACTCGGACGTCCGAGCAAACCTGAGGATTTCCTCATGATTTTGTGTCAACCTTGAGCAGCGCGGAGAAGACCTGTCGACGAGGACCGGCTCACCGCTTCGACCCTGTTGCCCACGACGCGCCAGGGCAGTCATCACAGCGAACGCCCCGACCCCCGAGGCGTCCACGAGAGGAATCTTCAGCCTTGACGATCAACGAGAGCACACCATCACACGGACGAGGTTCGCGAAGCACCGGCAACGCAGACAAATCCCCTAGAAGCAATGGCGGCTCTCGGACTCTGGCAGATCGTTTCGCCGCGGGCGAGCCGTACGCACTGGCCTTCGGTGGCCAGGGTGCACCGTGGCTCAGCTCCCTCGAAGAACTGGCTCGCGACTCCGCGCTCGAACCCGAACTGACCGATCTCGTCAACGAGGCTGCAGTCACTCTCGCACCCGTTGCCGACGAGCTGCTGGTCGTACGCTCGGTCGGCTTCGACCCGATCGGCTGGATGCTCGAACAGGACCTCGCCGACGACGACACCGCCGGCTCGTACGGACCCTCCGAGGCTGCACTGACCTCCGCTGCCGTCTCGCTGCCCGGAGTGTTCCTCACTCAGGTCGCGGCACTGCGCGCACTGAAGTTGCAGGGACTCGATCCCGCCCAGACCCCGCCGGTCAAGGTCGTCGGACACTCGCAGGGCCTCATCGCCGCCGAATCCGTCGCAGCGGACGGCGCGAAGGACGCGAGCTTCCTCGCGATCGCCCAGCTCGTGGGTGCCGCTGCAGGTCTCGTCGGCCGCCGCCGCGGCATCATCGGTGCCGGAGACCGCGCCCCGATGGTCTCGGTTGCCAACGTCGAACCCGCACGACTGCAGTCGATCATCGCCGAACTCGCGATCGCCGGAGCGCCGGAGCGATCCGCAGCCCTCGCCATCCGCAACGGCCGCCGTCGCGTCGTGCTCTCGGGACCTCCCGCCCAGCTGGCCCGCGTGCAGGAGAAGTGCGAGCAGATCGCTGCCGAGGAAGAGCGCGACCGCGACGCCAAGAAGCGTGGCGGTGCCGTGTTCGCCCCGGTGTTCGAGCAGCTTCCCGTCGAGATCGGCTTCCATCATCCCGCCCTGGCAGACGCTGTCGAACTCGTCAGCGCCTGGGCACAGCGTTGTGGACTCGATGTCGAGCTCGCACGCGACCTCGCGCAGAAGATCCTCGTGGACTCCGTCGATTGGGTCGACGCCATCGACGGTGTCGTCGACGCCGGTGCCGACTGGATTCTCGATCTCGGCCCAGGCGACCTGCTCACCCGCATGACCACTCCGGCACTGCGCGGACAGGGCGTCGGCATCATCGCCGCGTCCTCACGCGGAGGCCACCGCAACCTGCTCACCCCGGGAGCTGCTCCCGAGGTCCAGCCCGCATGGTCTGCCTACGCCCCCACGCCGGTCACGCTGCCCGACGGCCGAGTCGTGGTCGAGACCTCCTTCACCAAGATGACCGGACGTTCGCCGATCCTGCTCGCAGGCATGACGCCGACGACGGTCGACGCGAAGATCGTTGCCGCAGCTGCCAATGCAGGCCACTGGGCCGAGCTGGCCGGTGGCGGCCAGGTCACCGAGGACATCTTCACCGATCGTGTCGCCGAGCTCTCCACCCTCCTCGAGCCCGGCCGCGCCATCCAGTTCAACTCTCTCTTCCTCGACCCGTACCTGTGGAAGCTGCAGCTCGGCGGACGCCGCATCGTGCAGCGCGCTCGCGCAGCGGGTGCGGCCATCGACGGCGTCGTCGTCACCGCAGGCATCCCTGAGCTCGACGAGGCCGTGGCTCTCATCGAAGAGCTGTCCGAGGCCGGAATCAGCTACGTCTCGTTCAAGCCCGGCACCGTCGCGCAGATTCGCGCCGTCATCCGCATCGCCAACGAGGTTCCGTCCTACCAGGTCAACGTTCACATCGAGGGTGGCCGCGCAGGCGGACACCACTCGTGGGAGGACCTCGACGACCTGCTGCTGACCACCTACGCCGAGCTGCGGTCACGGCCCAACCTCGTCGTCTGCGTCGGCGGCGGCATCGGCACCCCCGAGCGGGCAGCGGAATACCTCACCGGTACCTGGTCGGCCGTGCACGGCTACCCGAAGATGCCGCTCGACGGAATCCTCGTCGGCACCGCAGCGATGGCGACCCTGGAGGCCACGACGGCTCCCGAGGTCAAGCAGCTTCTGGTCGACACCCCCGGAACCCCCGACTGGGTCGGTGCCGGTACCGCCACCGGCGGAATGGCCTCGGGCCGAAGCCAGCTCGGTGCCGACATCCACGAGATCGACAATGCGGCATCTCGGTGCGGCCGACTGCTCGACGAGGTCGCCGGCAACGCCGACGCCGTGGCCGAGCGTCGTGACGAGATCATCGCCGCACTCGACGGCACCGCAAAGCCCTTCTTCGGTGACGTCGCCGACATGACGTACCAGCAGTGGCTCGTTCGCTACCTCGACCTGGCCGTCGGAACCGACTCGCGCAGCGAATTCGACTGCGGCGGCGAGTTCACCGATGCCGTGACCGAGGCACGCGAATCCGTGTGGCTCGACATCACCTGGCGGACACGCTTCCTGGAGATGCTGCAGCGTGCCGAGGCTCGCCTGCATCCGGTCGATCGCGGACCCATCCCCACCCTGTTCGCCGACGCCGAGGTTCTCGAACGCCCACGCGCGGCACTGAAGTCACTGCTCGCACAATTCCCCGACGCCGCCGACGTGGTTCTGCACCCGGCCGACATCACCTTCTTCACCTCGCTGTGCCGCATGCCCGGCAAGCCGGTCAACTTCGTCCCCGTCGTCGACGGCGATGTGCGTCGTTGGTGGCGCAGTGACTCGCTGTGGCAGGCACACGACGCCCGCTACTCGGCCGATCAGGTCTGCATCATCCCCGGTACCGTCGCCGTCGCGGGCATCACTCGCGTCGACGAGCCCGTGGGCGAGCTGCTCGATCGCTTCGAGAAGGCCACCGCAGATCAGCTGCTTGCCGAGGGCATCGAGCCCACGGCCGTCGCCAGCCGTCGCCACGCCGAGATCGCACCCGGACTGCTGGGTATCGTGCTGGCTGCTCCCGACGTCACCTGGGCCTCTCGCATGACGCAGAACCCCGTTGCACGCCTGGGTGATCCGGCCGACTGGACCGTGGAATCCGAGACCGTCGCGGCGCACCCGCAGACCGGCTCGTCGCTCACCGTGCTCGATTCCGAGCACGTGGAGCTGCTGGTTCCGCTCGCTCCGGGCAAGGAAGTTCGCATCCGCCTGACGGTTCCGGCCTCGACGATCGACGGCGGCGCGCCCGTCGTCACCGCACAGGACGCCCAGCAGGCCATGTCGGCTCTGCTCGGAGTTGCTGCAGGCCAGGAACTTCCGGCTGTGAAGAGCGGCGTTGCCCGGCTGAACATCGCGTGGATCCCCGATCTGATCGCCGACCACGCAGGCGTCACCGGATCCGGACTGCCGGACTCGCTGACCGTCAGTGGCAAGGCCGTTCCCGACGTCCTCGTCGGTGCCTGCTGGCCCGCCGTCTTCGCCGTCCTGGGTGCCACTCGCAACGCCGAAGGCATCGACGTCATCGAAGGCATGCTCGACCTGGTGCACCTCGATCACAGCGTCGCCCTGGTCGGCGAATTGCCCACCGACACCTCCATTCTCGTGGTCAAGGCCGCCGCCGGAGAGGTGCTCGACACCGATCTCGGCCGCGTCGTCGAGGTCACCGTCGAGATCGGTGCCATGCTCGGTGAGGGGCTCGACGCTCCCGCCGTCGCAACTCTGGTGGAGCGCTTCGCCATTCGCGGACGCACCGGCAAGGGCGAGCTCGTCGACCCGGCTCGCGCCGGTGGCTCGGTGAGCGCCGACGCACGGGACACCCCGCGTCGTCGCCGTCGTCAGGCCACCATCGTCGCCCCTCGCAACATGGCCGCGTTCGCTCAGGTCTCGGGCGACCACAACCCGATTCACACCTCCGACGCCGCGGCTCTGCTCGCCGGTCTCGGCAGCCCGATCGTGCACGGCATGTGGCTCTCGGCCGCTGCCCAGCAGACGGTCACCGCAGTCGACCACGCGGACACCAAGACTCCGCCGCGTCGCCTCACCGCATGGACCGCACGCTTCCTCGGCATGGTTCGACCCGGAGCCGAGATCGACGTTCGCGTCGACCGCACCGGATTCGATCAGGGTGCCGAACTGATCGAGGTCTCCTGCCGTGTCGCAGGAGAACTGGTCATGGTCGCCACCGCGCGCACCGCGCCGCCGAAGACCGTCTACGCCTTCCCGGGCCAGGGCATCCAGCGTGCGGGAATGGGCCTGGACGCACGGTCCCGCTCGAAGGCCGCACGCGAGGTGTGGGAGCGTGCCGACAAGCACACCCGCAGCGCGCTCGGCTTCTCCATTCTCGCTGTGGTGCGAGACAACCCGACGTCGCTCAAGGCGCGGGGCGTCACGCACAAGCATCCCGACGGTGTGCTGCACCTGACCCAGTTCACCCAGGTCGCGATGGCCGTTCTCGGCGTCGCACAGGTGGCCGAACTGCGTGAATCCGGTGCGTTCGTGGAGAACTCGATCCTCGCCGGCCACTCCGTCGGTGAGTACAACGCCCTCGCAGCCGTAGCCGGCGTGCTCCCGCTCGAAGCCGTCCTCGAGGTCGTCTTCCAGCGTGGATCGGCCATGCACGCGCTCGTTCCGCGTGATGCCAGCGGCCGCAGCGACTACCGCATGGCAGCGATCCGCCCGTCGCAGATCGGCCTGGCCGACGAGGACGTCCAGGGCTTCGTCGCCGGTGTCGCGGCAGAATCCGGTGAATTCCTCGAGATCGTCAACCTCAACCTGCGCGGCTCGCAGTACGCCATCGCAGGCACGGTTGCCGGCCTCGGCGAGCTGGAGAAGAAGATCGCGATCCGCCGTGCCGAGTTCGGTGGCAAGGCCGCCTACATCATGGTTCCCGGCATCGACGTGCCGTTCCACTCCACGGTGCTGCGTGGCGGAGTCGACGACTTCCGCAATCGCCTCCAGACTCTGCTCCCCGAGCAGATCGATCCGGCGATCCTGGTGGGTCGCTACATCCCGAACCTGGTGCCCAAGCCGTTCTCGCTCGAGCGCGAGTTCGTTCAGGAGATCGCCGATCTGGTTCCGTCCGAGCCGCTGAACGCCGTTCTCGCGGAGTTCGATTCGTGGGCTGCTCGGCCGAGCGACCTGTGCCGCGTGATTCTGACCGAGCTGCTTGCTTGGCAGTTCGCCAGCCCGGTGCGCTGGATCGAGACCCAGGACCTGCTGTTCGCAGACGAGTCCGACGGTGGCATGGGTGTCGAGCGCTTCGTCGAGATCGGCCTCGGTGCAACTCCGACCGTGGCGAACCTCGCGTCGCAGACCCTCAAGCTGCCGGGCCGCTTCGGCCACCCGGTCGAGGTGCTGAACCTCGAGCGCGAGGCTGCGATCATCTACGGCACCGACACCGACCCGGCTCCGGCCGACGAGGAAGAGTCGGCACCGGTGGAGGCCGCTGCTCCGGCAGCAGCTTCGGCCCCTGCCGCGGCACCCGCGCCCGCTCCGGCCGCAGCACCGTCCGGCGGACCTCGTCCGGACGACATCGCGTTCGTCGCGGCCGATGCGACCAAGATCCTCATCGGTCTGTGGACCAAGCTGCAGCTCGATCAGATCGGGCCCGCCGACACCATCGAGGCACTGTGCGACGGCGTGTCCTCGCGTCGTAACCAGCTGCTCGTCGACCTCGGTTCCGAGCTCTCGCTCGGTGCCATCGACGGCGCAGCCGATGCCGACATGGGTGCGCTCTCGGGCACGGTGAACAAGCTGGCTCGTACCTACAAGCCGTTCGGTCCGGTG
This genomic window contains:
- a CDS encoding type I polyketide synthase translates to MTINESTPSHGRGSRSTGNADKSPRSNGGSRTLADRFAAGEPYALAFGGQGAPWLSSLEELARDSALEPELTDLVNEAAVTLAPVADELLVVRSVGFDPIGWMLEQDLADDDTAGSYGPSEAALTSAAVSLPGVFLTQVAALRALKLQGLDPAQTPPVKVVGHSQGLIAAESVAADGAKDASFLAIAQLVGAAAGLVGRRRGIIGAGDRAPMVSVANVEPARLQSIIAELAIAGAPERSAALAIRNGRRRVVLSGPPAQLARVQEKCEQIAAEEERDRDAKKRGGAVFAPVFEQLPVEIGFHHPALADAVELVSAWAQRCGLDVELARDLAQKILVDSVDWVDAIDGVVDAGADWILDLGPGDLLTRMTTPALRGQGVGIIAASSRGGHRNLLTPGAAPEVQPAWSAYAPTPVTLPDGRVVVETSFTKMTGRSPILLAGMTPTTVDAKIVAAAANAGHWAELAGGGQVTEDIFTDRVAELSTLLEPGRAIQFNSLFLDPYLWKLQLGGRRIVQRARAAGAAIDGVVVTAGIPELDEAVALIEELSEAGISYVSFKPGTVAQIRAVIRIANEVPSYQVNVHIEGGRAGGHHSWEDLDDLLLTTYAELRSRPNLVVCVGGGIGTPERAAEYLTGTWSAVHGYPKMPLDGILVGTAAMATLEATTAPEVKQLLVDTPGTPDWVGAGTATGGMASGRSQLGADIHEIDNAASRCGRLLDEVAGNADAVAERRDEIIAALDGTAKPFFGDVADMTYQQWLVRYLDLAVGTDSRSEFDCGGEFTDAVTEARESVWLDITWRTRFLEMLQRAEARLHPVDRGPIPTLFADAEVLERPRAALKSLLAQFPDAADVVLHPADITFFTSLCRMPGKPVNFVPVVDGDVRRWWRSDSLWQAHDARYSADQVCIIPGTVAVAGITRVDEPVGELLDRFEKATADQLLAEGIEPTAVASRRHAEIAPGLLGIVLAAPDVTWASRMTQNPVARLGDPADWTVESETVAAHPQTGSSLTVLDSEHVELLVPLAPGKEVRIRLTVPASTIDGGAPVVTAQDAQQAMSALLGVAAGQELPAVKSGVARLNIAWIPDLIADHAGVTGSGLPDSLTVSGKAVPDVLVGACWPAVFAVLGATRNAEGIDVIEGMLDLVHLDHSVALVGELPTDTSILVVKAAAGEVLDTDLGRVVEVTVEIGAMLGEGLDAPAVATLVERFAIRGRTGKGELVDPARAGGSVSADARDTPRRRRRQATIVAPRNMAAFAQVSGDHNPIHTSDAAALLAGLGSPIVHGMWLSAAAQQTVTAVDHADTKTPPRRLTAWTARFLGMVRPGAEIDVRVDRTGFDQGAELIEVSCRVAGELVMVATARTAPPKTVYAFPGQGIQRAGMGLDARSRSKAAREVWERADKHTRSALGFSILAVVRDNPTSLKARGVTHKHPDGVLHLTQFTQVAMAVLGVAQVAELRESGAFVENSILAGHSVGEYNALAAVAGVLPLEAVLEVVFQRGSAMHALVPRDASGRSDYRMAAIRPSQIGLADEDVQGFVAGVAAESGEFLEIVNLNLRGSQYAIAGTVAGLGELEKKIAIRRAEFGGKAAYIMVPGIDVPFHSTVLRGGVDDFRNRLQTLLPEQIDPAILVGRYIPNLVPKPFSLEREFVQEIADLVPSEPLNAVLAEFDSWAARPSDLCRVILTELLAWQFASPVRWIETQDLLFADESDGGMGVERFVEIGLGATPTVANLASQTLKLPGRFGHPVEVLNLEREAAIIYGTDTDPAPADEEESAPVEAAAPAAASAPAAAPAPAPAAAPSGGPRPDDIAFVAADATKILIGLWTKLQLDQIGPADTIEALCDGVSSRRNQLLVDLGSELSLGAIDGAADADMGALSGTVNKLARTYKPFGPVLSDSINDHLRKVFGPSGRRPASIADRVKKTWELGDGWAHHVTAEVALGTRDGASVRGGALGGLADGALADGNAVDNVIDAAVAAVAARRGVAVSMPQAGGGAGGTVDAAALGEFTEHITGRDGVLASAARLVLEQLGLADAPNAVLAEDPDAALVELVSAELGSDWPRLVAPAFDAKRAVLIDDRWATAREDLARLWLGTAGDVAVESFAGAGNAVAAQAQWWKAKADHENKTVLAETFGRISGIAVASEDKGQWSDEVAVVTGGSKGSIAAAVTAKLLAGGATVFVTTSRLDDERLGFYRSLYRDNARSGASLWVVPANIASYTDVDALIEWIGSDFVDTAGGAKTLVKAAATPTMLFPFAAPRVMGEMSDAGARAEMEMRVLLWSVERLIGGLSKVGHDTDIDTHLHVVLPGSPNRGMFGGDGAYGESKAALDAVVAKWGSEKNWAERVSIAHAHIGWVRGTGLMGGNDPIVEAVEAEGVRTWSTDEMATELLELCTPAARRQAAQEPIVADLTGGLANTKLNLVELARDAAASVAEKTEEVVNSSVIAALPAPPRLSTTTTAPAWPTLDVDPKDLVVIVGAGELGPYGSARTRFEMEVDEQLSAAGVLELAWNTGLIAWENDPKPGWYDIESGDLVPEEDIADKYHDIVVEKCGIRTYGDDGAMVGNTAPLMTSIFLDNDLTFVVGTEIDARSFAAADPEHTLITPVPDSSDWQVTRKAGTEIRVPRKMKLTRTVGGQIPTGFDPTKWGISPDMASSVDRVALWNIVTTVDAFISSGFNPSELMRWVHPTLVANTQGTGMGGMESMRSLYIDTLLGDARANDILQEALPNVVAAHVVQSYIGSYGAMVHPVAACATAAVSVEEGVDKIKLGKAQLVVAGGFDDLSNEGIIGFGDMSATADSAAMTAKGISDRRFSRANDRRRGGFVESHGGGTILLARGDLALEMGLPVLGVVAYAQSYGDGVHTSIPAPGLGALSAGRGGKDSALALSLNALGVSADDVAVISKHDTSTAANDPNEAELHTRLAKAIGRSDGAPLFVVSQKSLTGHSKGGAAAWQLIGLCQVLANGVIPPNRSLDCVDDKMTAFEHLVWAREPLRFGDSVPLKAGLLTSLGFGHVSGLIALVHPQAFVEAVPADRRAEYIAKANERRIAGQRRLISAMVGGDSLYERPDDRRLGHDGTPAKTSRELEANVLLNESARLGEDDVYSSGLPGAI
- a CDS encoding maleylpyruvate isomerase family mycothiol-dependent enzyme encodes the protein MSSNPDDDAIFAEISDERRSLATTLETLTPEQWDTPSLCEAWTVRDVAAHLVVPLIVPLWQFGLVMMRTRGNFDRANQLMTTRVRREHEDDLPALLTAHADKKFTPPGHGPLAPLSDVIVHGLDVCRPLGIEHHVPERRMITMLDSLVPATGAAPFKGPELRLQWRATDLDWSRGEGPVIEGTAGTLALVLTGRSSALADVAGPGAEQLAQARANRRRA
- a CDS encoding glucitol operon activator, whose protein sequence is MTSSRPNRRPALIALVIVSAAVCLGLGWWQWERFEAVGGNGQNLGYAFQWPLFAVFVVYAYRKFVRLEDEDSDEAAAVRPDGPTEVPLDLLPQRQAPAADARDLDDPEARQLLEYNSYLAELNESRGTDRSTT
- a CDS encoding TetR/AcrR family transcriptional regulator, with amino-acid sequence MASKKDVPFDPARTLGLLWRVDAKPSRTGLSVDAIVDAAIELADANGLESVSMRNVAEHLGVGAMSLYTHVPGREDLADLMIDRALAGLYSRVDEPSSVAGGWRPAMHFVAERNWTLYQRHSWLLEAEGARPVLGPHTNDKYEAELRPLVGIGLSDVEIDSVLTLVLTHVSGTARALAGVARVKEQSGMSDAQWWAATAPILERVMERERFPVSSRVGTAAATSYDAASDPVHAYRFGLECILDGVEALVSRSQAADRSSASE